Within Lagopus muta isolate bLagMut1 chromosome 1, bLagMut1 primary, whole genome shotgun sequence, the genomic segment actttccaacccaaacccttCTGGATCTGTGGTTTGTGCTCcccttcagcaaaaaaaaaaaattaaaaaaaataaatcatccaCGCATCCTTGTTTAGCCCTAGTACTAcaggagcactgctgagaaACAGTGCTGGCAATCTCAGTGAAAGCTTGTGCGGGCAGTTTGGTAGGCAACAAGTCATAAGCAGGAGCAGTCATTGCTCAGAAGTGATGTTATTGTGAAGGCAGTACTTACTGGAAGTCATTGATGCCAGCTGATTTGTCTTTGTTGCGCAATCTTGAGACAAATGATAGGCATCAGGGGTTAATTAGTTGTTGGAATGTGGCTAGCACATGCTCGAGTGTTttgggaaaacattttaaaggctGAGATTTAAAGGGAGGGTTGTATTTATGTCATGGGTGACTGAAAAGACAGTGGAGGAACACACACTAAAATGTTTGTTGTTGATTGCTCCCAGTGTTTGGAATAGTGCCCAAGCCCCGAAATGCAAGGATAAAGTCAGTAAATTTTCGGAGCGTTTTACTATGGGACCCACCTCTGGTTCACAGAGGCAATCTAAGTTACACTGTCCAGTTCAAAAGGTAAGTATGGCagagttgtgggtttttttggtgatattgttttttaaaatccacATTTTACAGCTGTGCGCGTTtgatttctttcaatttttataGGGAAATTGGTagctctccttttcttttagcTTGTGAGATGCTTGTCTTTTGAGCTGAATAACAAGGCTGACATTTTTTCTATgtgaatagaatagaatagaatagaatagaatagaatagaatagaatcactcaggttggaaaagagcttaCAGATCAtcagtccaaccacaacctaaccatcctaccctaactctaacagccctccgctaaatcatgtccctgagcaccacatccaaatggtttttaaacacatccaggggtGGtgctcaaccacctccctggggagcctattccagtgcttaaaaccctttctgtaaagaagtgtttcctgatatctaacctaaacttaccctggcacaacttgaggccattttcccttgtcctgtcatttgtcaccagtgagaagaggccaacccctctctcactgtaagcacctttcagatagTGAAAGAGATCAATTAGGTCTTCCcccagcctccttttccccagactaagcagccccagttccttcaatctctcctcataggacatattctccaagcccttcacaagccttgttgcccttatctggatctgctccagtacctcaatgtcctttctgtactgagatgCCCAAAACCAAAGCAGTTTCATATGTACTTCTTCAGAACTGGAAACACATTTTAAAGTTGACTCTTAAGAGCTGCGTGTATGTTCTTCATTGCCTGCATAGCCATCACCTGCTGTTTGACAGCTGTAATCCTGCTGAGCATTAGGACCTTGGACCTTAGGACTttgacagggatctcttggaaagagtccagcagagggccacaaagatggtgaagggcctggagcatctcccctatgaagaaaggctgagtgaactgggtctgttcagccttgagaagactgagaggggacctgatccaggtctataagtatctaaggtgtggggggcagaatggtgaggacggactcttttcagcagtgtgtggagacaggacaaggggaaatggctggaaactgcagcataggaagttctgcacaaatgtgcgcaagaacttctttacagtgaggtgacggagcactggaacaggctgcccagggaggtggtggagtctccttctctggagatgttcaagacctgcctggatgcctacctgtgcgacctgctgtagggaacctgctttggcaggggggttggacttgatgatctctggaggtcccttccaacccctacaattctgtgattctgtgaccttctCTGATCTCTCATCCTTAGCAGCATAATTTCTTATTAAACAGTCCCCAGTCAGCTTTCAGGCTCTgtttccccagctctctctTAGACACATCTCTGAGGGGTCTAGCAAAGTCAATTAGAGAGCAAAGACACACACAGAGGTATTGTCCAATATTTGCAGTCTGGTCTAATACCTAGTGTCTGCTGAATCACATCTTTGTGACCACTGCCAAGAAAAGGGCTTCTATTTTCTGACTCTCTGTCATGAacgtatatgtatatatgaagtGCctaatgtgtgtgtatacactAGAAATAATCTACCTTGATCTACCTTTCCTTGTCCATGAGTCATAACTGGGTGTATTAAGAAGCAGATATGCCACTGTCCCGGTTCACTGACAGGAAAGATATTTTGTCCAATTTATAGTTTACccattatttactttttttgttgttgtttttttcctccttcttccatACAGCAATTTCCCTAAGCAGGACTTTACCAATGTGGCAACCAACCTGAACGTCACAGAGTGCGACATCTCTTCTCTGTCTGTTTATGGAACCTATGTGCTACGGGTCAGGGCGCAGTGGGAAAACGAGCACTCGGACTGGGCGGTCGTCAGGTTTAAGCCAATGGCTGACAGTAAGCCTTCCTCTAATCTGCCATGAAAATGTTGTCTGCTGTTGATGCAACTGTACAATTTGGCCCCAGAAGAAAAGCTATAGTGTAGAAAtccattttaaatgtaattatgtcgaaaaaatgaaatgttagttgtaacactttcattttttgaagACCGAAGTTGCTCTCAGAAAATGTCGAAGGTTCACTGTTTTACCTGAATATTAGTATTGGGATTCAAAACCCCTTTGGGggaggttttattttattccatttttaaaagggggcattcaaaattttattttttttatgtcaaGAAATAATCTGAATTGTACAATACTGTCATTCTGTTAGTGAAGCTTTACAGCCCTTTGTGCAAGATATTGACCTATATGATTGTGTACAGCAGAGatattaatcatagaatcatttaaggTTGAAGACCTCtaagaaccacagaatggctcaggttggaagggacctcaaggatcatgaatctccaaccccctaccacatgcagggccccatccaatctggccttgattGATCCCCTggcctccagggacagggcatccacagcctctctgggcagctcgTGCCAGCACCTCCCCACTCTCATAGAGCTGTCAACTGGTCCAGCTGTAATTATGAATATCTTATCTGAGCACTGGAATGTGGGAGTGAGTTTTACCAATAAGAACCTTTATTTCTTAcattcctcctctgctcatAAGCAAAATCAACTTGTTTTAGACCATGTAATTAATGTTACccaagacatttttttcctcacagctcTTAATACCAAATCTCACATTTGAGAAATACTTCttaaaatcctttctttcttgctcAGTCTTCATTTGCTTAATTTCAGCATTCTCTTCCTTGGATTTCAGAGAAtcttacagctttgtttttctaaacatttctaTTAGTTATCTCTCCAAAAGCATAATGTTGATGTAACTTAATCTGCCCAGAACAGAAGTGCTGGAACACAGCacaataaacaaaatacaacatTGCAAACTAATgtgggtgtccaaccttttaGCTTGCCTAGGTTGCATTGAGTGAACAACAACTGCCGTGGGCCACacataaaatatgtaatatagATAATGTATAGAAGTAgcaaaacttctttttataaacaTACATTTCTATATAAGCATAAAATTAAGgaggcaacaacaacaaaaaaatcccataaaacTAGCAGATTGGACATGTATGGCAAATGTAAATTACAGCCAAAAGAAAGCGTAATACAAAAAGTATGGACGGGTTATCAGAGCAGAGAGCAAACATGTAAAGCATTAATAAAGTTGTATTTTGATGtatgtttgaaagaaaatgtaatctTCAGTGCAGGCTTGGCTTTAGAGAGGGACTTTAGGCCTGAATTGAGAAAATCTGGGTAGAAGGACCTGGGAGTACTACCTGGGCCAAATCTCTGCAGAAGACATGGAGATTTTTAAGGTGGTCATAGCTGATCTGAGCAAGGCACCTTGATAAAAAACACCTGAATGCCTCTCTGTGTTACCATTTCTGGTGgtgtacattttatttttttctaaaagagaTTCCATATTTAACTGTAGAAACAGCTTAAGAAGATGAGACTAATGGAGCCTTCCTCATGTTATTTTTCACaagttcaaaaacaaacaaattaatgaGCATTACATGAATCCAtggttcagaaaagaaaaagtgttttattaaatacatatCTCTCAATGCAGAATTATCGGTATATtgagcttttcctttcctaGACACTTTATAGTGTGACTGTAGGTAGGTCAAACTTTATTACAGGCAGCTAAGGCAGAGTTGTGCTGCTGGAATTAGAGGAGGCTTTAATGGGGAGCTCACAGCATGTAATGTTGTTGACAACTCAGCTACTCATGAAATCAGGTGGTGGCACAAAAACTTGATAAAGACAGGCCATTTttgaaatacaatatttaaCCTAAGGAGCTCAATCAAGATGcacagaagtaataaaaatgtttcagtttgtcAAAAcaatcacagtgaaaaaaacattGAGATACTTCACTGAAAGGTCTCCTCAGATGACAGATGTTGCAACAGTGCATCTCAGGAGGAGAAGTGAGCAATAACCATGGAAATAGTCCTTCCTCCCCAAGGGTGCCCGCAGCTGGAAAAAGAGAACTGAGTGAATTGAATATGTtaactgcaaaaacaaatgTCTTTGAAGAGCCTTTCTATAAAGAAAGGGTTTATTTATGCCTGACTCAGGacagaaaattactttcttctAATACATATAAAGATTTAAAGCATGAATTATCACAGTTTATGTAAAAATTCAAcatgaaaacaacacaaaactgaattctgctctttcttctcttccgTATAGCAGTCATTGGGCCACCCAGTGTGAATGTGAAGTCTGAGTCGGGGACTTTGCACGTGGACTTTACAGGCCCGGCTGCTGACCGTGAGCATGACAAGTGGTCCCTTAAGCAATATTACGGCTCATGGAACTACCGAATACACTACTGGAAGAAGGGCGGCAATAAAAAGGTAACTTCTGCCTCCAGGATGTTGTGACTCCCTGACTTTGGTATAGGGTTTTCATGGTAAAATGCTGTGTTGATATGAAGTTTCAACAAAATAACAGTATTGGAATAAAACTGTATCACTACCAATTAGAGAATGAAGCCTAGTGAGTACAACTGGTATTCAGAGCAAAATGGCAGACAGTTGTGTAGCTGAACAGTAGCGCAGAGATGATTTGCTCCTTCTTTAATTAGAAATAACTGCTACGTTATAAGACTTTATTCCCTCAGGAAGTGATGCTTTGATTTGTGGTGCAGTCTTCCCACCAAGTCTGTGTatttcacacacacaggcaAGGGAATACTTAGAAGCTGTGACATCAGTGATATCTACGAACATGGTGATAAGCTGACTTAGATTCAAATCTCGTGTCGTTGCTTTAGTTTATGCTCTTTGTGGAACACTGAGCTTTCACACCACCGTGGCTGGGGCTTTCTGTTCCTGTGATCATCTTTTCACCTCATCGCTTTCTATTTCATCCTGCTTTCTTTGATGGACAGCCTTTTCCTCAGGCAGATGTGTCATTCAGCTCAAAAGGCCTCTCCTTAGAGAACTGGTTAAAGGTCATAAACGATTTATTAAATATTCAGGGTTATAAATTCCAttacaggaaaagaaggaagcacTTTACTGGAAGGGTTTGGTACGTCACTACAATTTTCATCTAGTAGGACTCCATTACATATAATTCTAATGTGTGTTTGTTACTGTGCAAAACTCCTTGGCATTCAATTCCAGAAAATTAAGGATCATTAGCTCCCAAACAATACATGCTTTTCAGTTCCCCAGTTACAAGAAACAAAGGTGGTTTTGCGTATGAGCCACAAACTTAGACCATTTACCAGAGAAAGTGTGAACTTCAGTTAGAGTCTGTGCTTATAACTCTTCAGTGTTTGGTCTTACAAATTTCCAAACAGGATCAAAGAGTCAAAAGGACAGACTGCGTAATTTCATAGATTCTTCTGAAGTGGAGACATTTCAGACATTCTTCTGAAGTGCAGGCCTGCTCAAAATCTTGAATACTTACTAGAAAGTCTTCTCAGCCCTAAGAGTCTGTTTTTATTACATACTGAGCCAAGTCATAGGAGTTGCTGTATTTTGCAGGGACCATATAGGTAACTAAAGAAACATAACCAACCATGCCTGCAAAGAGCAAATTGCATCATTGTCTATCATCTATTAATTCAACAAtcccttttatttctctatCTTTTAAATTTTGTCTAGATCTTCCATCATACTGGCTCTGGAACTAAGTGATGTTTGTCTGTAACAGCATTCTCAGGTGATCTCATCTGGCAAGGCAATTCTTTCTCTCTGCAAGCATCCCATTAATCACATCTCTGTAGGGCTCTTTAGACCACAGCTTCACTAATGCAGCTAGAGGCAGACAAAGGCAGTGGTATGAGTGATCTGCCATTCCAACCAGAGATGAAATCAGTGAGAGTTATCAGTTGTTTGACACTGGTAAGGCGTTTCATTCTGCCTTTAAAAGCCACATTCACATAGCAGCTGTAACTGCTAGGACTTGTCCTACTGCCATTTAAATTACTTTGTACATTCACTGAACTCatgctttgcatttattttgtatcCTTCTCTTTTATTAGGTAATTCACATAGATACTAAGCATAACTCTGAAATATTATCTCAGTTGGAGCCGTGGACCATATACTGTATTCAAGTGCAAGGGATTATTCCTGAGTGGAACAAAACAGGAGAACTGAGTCAAGAGCTTTGTGAGCAGACCAGTCATAATGGTAAGATCTGCAGCATCAGAATGTTATAAACATGGTGTTCAATTAGGAAATGTACAAAGGCATCCAAAGTGAAAATCCATGTAATGTGTAAGCCTTCCAAAAACTGATGTGTTAATTAGTTTAGTATTATTTGGTGACATGTGCACCTTTGGAACTGAGGGGGTAGAAACTAAAAGCTACAACGAGTATGGCTCTGATCACAATCCCTTCACTGCAGAAGCCTCTGCATTGCTCAGACTTTGAAAATAAGAGTAAAATGAAGTACAGGCTCTTTACTGATCACCGTTATGTTTCTGAATTCCAGTTACTATGAGCTGTACTCACTGTTAGCTGTACTCACTGTTGTACAAAAGCTTTTGTTCCATAAATCTGAGAAAGGAATTGGACTCCAAATTGCAGTCTGCTCCATCTGTGATGCTGTGGCCAATGTCTGCCATGAGGCCACagtgtattttctgaaaatacactGCGTGTTTTCTGTGTAAAGCACAGTAGTTGTTAACTGATGataaaaacaaattgcttttcATGTTTAAGGCAGTTAGGCACCAAAAACACATTCACTTCCAGCCATGCCGCCTtagctgctgcccagggaatCCAGCAATCTGTATGGTTGGACCCTGCCATCTCATCAGGGAGATTTAGGATAAAAGATCAGTTAAAAAGAGAGAATGGAACACTACACGATGTCTTTTTCATAGACATAATGTGTACTTCAGGTAACTTACACCTTCTCTTCAGGCAGAGACACAAGTTAATGAGGAGAGGAAACCATCTTTGGGAACCTAACCTGTTACTCTTAAAAATGtcctaaatatttttcctacctGTATGTAATCTGCATGCACTGCAGTTGAATTGCAGATGGGTTTAGGTGGTGGTGTTGCTTGTTCATCTGTTGCTAAAGCAGCACTTAGCAATCGcgatgtaaaatattttcagtgttgcatGGCTACGTTGTTCCCATCACCTGTTGTGAAATCCATGAATGGACACAAATTTTCTCAAAGTCTCAGTGTTTTGGAAGCCTACAGGGTTTTGTCCTGTGTCTTTACTTTGCTGCCATTGTTACATGTATccttaagagaaaaatgaatccCTACACTCTGGCAGTATCAACTCCTACACCccaagaatataaaaaaatgtatacaaGAGCTTTCTTCTCACATATCATCCCGTGCATGCTCACATTCATCTTTCACTTAGTGTTGCATGCAGAATCATGTAGCGGTGTAACTATAAATTTCTAAatctaataatttttaaatgcagtttattGAGAACCTTCTCAGCCTATTAAGACAGGTTGTTTTTTTATAATTCCATTGGGAAAGTGATTATTTGACGAGCATGTATAGAATTTGTAATTGcagttttaatgtatttttctttgtgtctttGCAGGTGTAACTCCTGTGTGGATAGTTGTGATTGTTCTTCTAGGATCAATGCTGGCTGTTATAATATCTGTTcctatttgtttcatttccttttggtATCTGTACCGACTCACCAAGCATGTTTTCTGCCCTTCATATATTTTCCCACAACACTTGAAAGAGGTTTGTTCCCTCCCTACCACAATTAAAATCAGCCTTTTCAGTACAACTCTTTGCTTCTCAAAGCTTCTCTGCAGCCAAAccttttcatttgattttgcGTCCTTCCTTTACTTCTGGTTGTCCGCCATCTGGGAGGCTTGTAGATGATAAAGGACAGTGCTGGTTATTGGTAGGTGCTCTGAAGAACTCATTCTGCTGTCTGCTAGTGTATATCTATTGTGTATGGTAGCTCTTGCTCTTTTGCCATACATGAACTACAGGCAATTTATTCAACTAAGCATAAGTGATGAAGTTGTGAACTTTGGGAAAAGCTGACAAAAGAAGGTACATTTCTGCAGGAGCGTGGTGGTGGAAATTGGTTCATTTCATGCTTAGTTTCAGACACTTAAAGGTTATaaattttgcattaattttacttcattttctttatcgAGTTCTGCATGGATATAAGCATAGTGTTGAAATCAGACTTCCTTTTGAAGAATACTGGtgtaaaataaactttaaaatgctgtaattcTGAATTGCTTTGCAACAGAATAGTCTAAAATACTTAAAGGTTggataatttaaaaacattggCATAGACTTTTACTCCTAAAGCAATTATATAATCTGTAATATGAGGCTTTCTATGGCTTAGAAACAGgatgttttgcattttgaagtCAGAGAATAGCAGGTGTTAACCCATGGTTCCTCTTAATATAGCGAGCAGCTGAGATCTGTCTccactttctcatttttcacttcagattGTACACCTCTCCTGAAATGGTTATTACACAAATATACTAAAACTCAACTTAAGCAAAGAATTTAGTGAAATCTGAAGACTCAGGATAAAATAAGCCATTGCTTCCAGCAATGACTTTGTTACCCATGCAGCAACTTTAAATCAGTTATGCTAAATCAGAATCTCTAAGGAACAAGGTTATGCAAAATGTTATATGTGCTAAAGTTGCTAACTTATACTGCTCTAAATTTCCTGAAGTATTTCTTCAGCCTTCCATTTTGCCTCCTTCAGGATTTGGCACTCTAAAGCTTTGTAGCAGGCCTAGCAATCACCTTGTACTGTAAGTTAAGCATATGCTCAGCACTCAGCAGTTGCTGAACctggagctcagctgctgtgtAGGCATAGCTCTGCAGATCTCCCTCCCTATCCTTTACCCAGTAGTTATGTTTTATGTTGACATTTAAAACAGCACTATTCAATGTATCAAGCTAACATCTCTCTGAGATGGTTCGGATGATTTGTGTCTCTTGAAGCTATTCTACAAATCTCTGTGGGCTCCTTCACCTGCAGCAAAATcatcatcatttttcttcccaaacaaAACCTAGGAGGTTGGTTTTTATAAAGAAAGTAAGTTTATGTTCCACAGAAGTTGCTTGCCATGGGGTTGGTTCATACAAATAAAGGCACTTCTGGTTTGCAAGGGGAGAAGAGGTTGCTCTATTGTCAGCACTCTAAAGGACTTCTATGGACTAAGAAAGCTAGCTTGTGTGGAAAACAATATAAAGCATATTTCTGAGCAAGCAGGATGGGATGGCTGGTGCAGCTTACCtctcatttcctctttccttcacAGTTTTTGAGCAAGCCTCCTAGTGGTTCGCAGTTTATTTCTCCAGTTCCACAAGAAGAGCATCATTTTCATGATTGGCTCACTGTCATTTCAGAAGAACCTAAAAGTCAAAGTGATGAAACTGTGGAAGAGGCCAGCGAAACAACAGAATACCATCGGGACTCCAAACAAGAAGTTTCTGAATCAGAAATACTATCACCTTTGGAAAGGGACTAAACACTCCTCCCACTTCAGTCAcgttgaaagaaaagcaaaggttgTTAAGTTTCTCTTATTGCTGCGTTCTTAGGGAAATTCATATTTGAAACTCAGCACAGACTTCAAACGTTGTTTTTTAAAGTCCAAGACACTCGCTGATGGCTGTGAAAGTAAATGATACATAAttttttgccactgtttttagTGGCTCGCTGGGAAGTTGTAGCAATACTCTGGCTATACTATGCCATTaattgaaaaagcaaatatcaGAAATATGGTACTAGCTAATTTAACTTGGTTGAACTATTTATTGCAACAGCTAGTCACAATGGCATGCTGTATAAGGTTTTTAcagcaaaattacattttgcaaagaaagaGCCAACCAGACTTATTTTTATAATGAGAAAGTGTGTATATTTAAGATATCCATAGCAATGTaatctttttattgtttttgttttgtttttttttaatctgatgcAGAACTCTGGAGTTATTCACAGTGAGTAATGTACCATCATAATAAACCAAACATTAATATTCAGTGTGATTTGCATTGCAAGGTCTTATTCATCCTTGCTGAGGAAAACAGGAACATAGCACTGCACGGCCAGGCAGTCCTCTGTGTTCAGGTGTTGCTCAGTCCTCTGAGCTTCTGCCCTGCAGTTTCCATGGCTTACTGAAGTTTACCTACCTCATCCAGAGTCGACTGAACTCTATGGAAAACTTTACGGTTAAAGAGAGatttaaaagttcattttatttacCTACTGATACAtattctcagtttaaaaaataaaattggaacCAGCTGGTTGTGACATGCTATGACATGCTATGTAATGCTACCTGAGGTTTATAGACCTGTTTATTTGTGCAAAGGTTATGTCCACACCACTATTGTCAAGCGGGACCTTTGCACTGCGCTCTAACCCTTTGAGCGATGCAATTTTTTTGGTACATGTATTATTGCATTCAATTGACAATGAAAAATGCAGTCAGCAGAAGTGACTTGTTACAAATGAAACCGTGTAACCTCATGTGGAAATGACAATGTTTGGGGTTACAGTCTTGAGGCTTGTTAGCATGCACTGCAGGAACTGTTGCAGAAAGAACCATGAGAACAGGCGCTGATTCTTTGTACAGGGTAGTCACATgtagtttcatagaatcatagaatcactaaggttggaaaagacctaaaagatcatccagtccaaccgttcacctattcccaatagctcccactaaaccatgtccctcaacgcaacatccagtctttccttgaacacccccaggctcggtgactccaccacctccctgggcagtccattccagtgcctgaccaccctttctgaaaagtaatacttcctcatgtccagcctgaatctcccctgccgtagcttgaagccattccctctggttctatcactaatgacacgagagaagaggccgacccccagctcactacaacctcccttcaggaagttatagagagcaatgaggtctcccctgagcctcctcttctccaggctgaacattcccagctccttcagcctctcctcatatggcctgtgttccagacccctcaccagctttgttgccctccttt encodes:
- the IL10RB gene encoding interleukin-10 receptor subunit beta, which gives rise to MAAALRGALWSCLLLCVFGIVPKPRNARIKSVNFRSVLLWDPPLVHRGNLSYTVQFKSNFPKQDFTNVATNLNVTECDISSLSVYGTYVLRVRAQWENEHSDWAVVRFKPMADTVIGPPSVNVKSESGTLHVDFTGPAADREHDKWSLKQYYGSWNYRIHYWKKGGNKKVIHIDTKHNSEILSQLEPWTIYCIQVQGIIPEWNKTGELSQELCEQTSHNGVTPVWIVVIVLLGSMLAVIISVPICFISFWYLYRLTKHVFCPSYIFPQHLKEFLSKPPSGSQFISPVPQEEHHFHDWLTVISEEPKSQSDETVEEASETTEYHRDSKQEVSESEILSPLERD